From the genome of Zonotrichia leucophrys gambelii isolate GWCS_2022_RI chromosome 24, RI_Zleu_2.0, whole genome shotgun sequence, one region includes:
- the ACAD8 gene encoding isobutyryl-CoA dehydrogenase, mitochondrial, whose amino-acid sequence MAMAWRAAPRAAARLLLGRRGIASCIDPSTGLTEDQKEFQKVALDFAAKEMAPYMAEWDEKEIFPVETMRKAAQLGFGGIYVKPDVGGSGLSRLDTSIIFEALSTGCTSTTAYMSIHNMCVWMIDTFGNEEQRRRFCPSLCSMEKFASYCLTEPGSGSDAASLLTSAQRKGDSYVLNGSKAFISGGGDTDVYVVMCRTGGPGPKGISCLVLEKGMPGLSFGKKEKKVGWNSQPTRAVIFEDCVVPVGNRLGAEGQGFNIAMQGLNGGRINIASCSLGAAHASVLLAQEHLTVRKQFGEPLASNQYLQFRLAEMATRLVAARLMVRNAARALQEGREDAAVLCSMAKLFATDECFGICNQALQMHGGYGYLKDYAVQQFVRDIRVHQILEGTNEVMRMIVARNLLQG is encoded by the exons ATGGCCATGGCGTGGCGAGCGGccccgcgggcggcggcgcggctgctgctggggcGCCGGGGGATCGCGTCCTGCATCGACC CATCCACTGGACTCACTGAGGATCAGAAGGAGTTCCAGAAAGTTGCCCTTGATTTTGCTGCCAAGGAGATGGCTCCTTACATGGCCGAGTGGGATGAGAAG gaaatattccctgtggAAACCATGAGGaaggcagcccagctgggatttggtGGGATCTATGTGAAACCAGATGTTGGTGGTTCTGGATTGTCACGACTTGACACCTCCATAATCTTTGAAGCTCTGTCAACAGGATGTACCAGCACCACTGCTTACATGAGCATCCACAA CATGTGTGTTTGGATGATCGACACCTTTGGCAACGAGGAGCAGCGGCGCAGGTTCTGCCCATCCCTCTGTAGCATGGAAAAGTTTGCCTCTTACTGCCTGACTGAGCCAG GGAGTGGCAGTGATGCAGCTTCCCTGCTGACCTCAGCTCAGAGGAAAGGGGACTCCTACGTCCTGAATGGCTCCAAG GCCTTCATCAGCGGGGGAGGTGACACCGATGTGTACGTGGTCATGTGTCGCACAGGGGGCCCAGGCCCCAAGGGCATCTCCTGCCTCGTGCTGGAGAAGGGAATGCCAGGGCTCAGCTTTggcaagaaggagaagaag GTaggctggaattcccagccaACTCGGGCTGTGATCTTTGAGGACTGCGTTGTTCCTGTGGGCAACCGGCTGGGAGCTGAAGGGCAGGGATTCAACATCGCCATGCAGGGCCTCAACGGAGGCAGGATAAACATCG CTTCTTGCTCGTTGGGAGCTGCTCATGCCTCGGTTCTCCTGGCTCAGGAGCACCTCACTGTCCGCAAGCAGTTCGGGGAACCCCTCGCCAGCAACCAG tACCTGCAGTTCAGGCTGGCAGAGATGGCCACCCGGCTGGTGGCCGCGCGGCTCATGGTGCGCAACGCGGCGCGGGCGCTGCAGGAGGGCCGGGAGGACGCGGCCGTGCTCTGCTCCATGGCCAAGCTCTTCGCCACCGACGAGTGCTTTGGG ATCTGTAACCAGGCTCTGCAGATGCACGGGGGCTATGGCTACCTGAAGGATTACGCCGTGCAGCAGTTCGTGCGAGACATCAGAGTGCACCAGATCCTGGAAG gtACCAACGAGGTCATGAGGATGATTGTGGCCAGGAATCTGCTACAGGGCTGA
- the THYN1 gene encoding thymocyte nuclear protein 1: MPWPSRKRDKGAVADKKEPDAKIAKTEKETSDKEEEEKSAKPPAGSSKSGWKNWKKKESESGEESKITYCHWLLKSEPESRLEKGVDVKFSVDDLKAQPNQTTCWDGVRNYQARNFLRSMKLGQQAFFYHSNCKEPGIVALVKIVKEAYPDHTQFDQKDPHYDSTSRKENPKWSMVDVQFVRMTKRFIPLAEIKAHHLAHKADGGPLKDMMLFSRQRLSIQPLTQEEFDFVLSLEEEKPH, encoded by the exons ATGCCTTGGCCGAGCAGAAAGAGAGACAAAGGAGCGGTAGCAG ATAAAAAAGAGCCTGATGCTAAAATTGCCAAAACTGAGAAGGAGACTTCGGataaggaggaagaagagaagtcTGCAAAACCCCCAGCTGGGAGCTCCAAGTCAGGATGGaagaactggaagaaaaaagaatctgAGTCTGGGGAGGAAAGCAAGATCACATATTGTCACTGGCTGCTGAAATCAGAACCTGAGAGCAGGCTGGAGAAGGGGGTGGATGTGAAG TTCAGTGTTGACGACTTGAAAGCTCAGCCTAATCAGACAACCTGCTGGGATGGAGTAAGGAACTACCAG GCAAGGAATTTCCTGAGATCCATGAAACTTGGGCAGCAGGCCTTCTTCTACCACAGCAACTGCAAAGAGCCTGGCATTGTGGCCCTTGTCAAG ATCGTGAAGGAGGCGTACCCTGATCACACACAGTTTGATCAGAAGGATCCTCACTATGACTCCACCAGCAGAAAAGAGAACCCCAAATGGTCCATG GTGGATGTGCAGTTTGTGAGGATGACCAAGCGCTTCATCCCCCTGGCTGAGATCAAGGCTCACCACCTGGCACACAAAGCAGATGGGGGCCCCCTCAAGGACATGATGCTCTTCAGCAGGCAGCGTCTGTCCATCCAGCCCCTCACACAAG AGGAATTTGATTTTGTCTTGAGCCTGGAAGAGGAAAAGCCACATTaa
- the VPS26B gene encoding vacuolar protein sorting-associated protein 26B produces the protein MSFFGFGQSPELELVLSDAESRRRVEHKTEEGKKEKYFLFYDGETVSGRVVLTLKNPNKRLEHQGIKVEFIGQIELYYDRGNHHEFVSLVKDLARPGEFTQSQTFDFEFTHVEKPYESYTGQNVKLRYFLRATVSRRLNDVVKEMDIVVHTLSTYPELNSSIKMEVGIEDCLHIEFEYNKSKYHLKDVIVGKIYFLLVRIKIKHMEIDIIKRETTGTGPNVYHENDTIAKYEIMDGAPVRGESIPIRLFLAGYELTPTMRDINKKFSVRYYLNLVLIDEEERRYFKQQEVVLWRKGDIVRKSMSHQAAIASQRFEGSSAHGEPKAPGQPADNNGRQ, from the exons ATGAGCTTCTTCGGGTTCGGGCAGAGCCcggagctggagctggtgctgagcGACGCCGAGAGCCGGCGGCGGGTGGAGCACAAGACGGAGGAAGGCAAGAAggagaaatatttcctcttcTATGACGGCGAGACAGTGTCGGGCAGGGTGGTCCTCACCCTCAAGAACCCCAACAAGCGGCTGGAGCACCAGGGCATCAAAGTGGAGTTCATCGGGCAGATCG AGCTCTACTATGACCGAGGGAACCACCACGAGTTCGTGTCCCTGGTGAAGGACCTGGCCCGGCCTGGGGAATTCACTCAGTCACAAACGTTTGACTTTGAGTTCACCCACGTGGAGAAACCTTACGAGTCCTACACGGGGCAGAATGTGAAGCTAAG GTATTTCCTCCGTGCCACCGTGAGCCGCCGGCTGAACGACGTGGTGAAGGAGATGGACATCGTTGTGCACACGCTGAGCACCTACCCCGAGCTCAACTCCTCCATCAAGATGGAAGTGGGCATTGAGGACTGCCTGCACATCGAGTTCGAGTACAACAAATCCAA GTACCATTTAAAAGATGTGATTGTGGGGAAGATCTACTTCCTGCTGGTGCGGATCAAGATCAAGCACATGGAGATAGACATCATCAAGAGGGAGACAACGGGCACGGGGCCCAACGTGTACCACGAGAACGACACCATAGCCAAGTACGAGATCATggatggggcacctgtgagAG GGGAGTCCATTCCCATCAGGCTCTTTCTGGCTGGCTATGAGCTGACTCCTACCATGAGGGACATCAACAAGAAGTTCTCTGTGCGTTATTACCTCAACCTGGTGCTGATTGATGAGGAGGAGCGGCGCTACTTCAAACAGCAG gaggtGGTGCTGTGGAGGAAAGGGGACATCGTGAGGAAGAGCATGTCCCACCAGGCGGCCATCGCGTCGCAGCGCTTCGAGGGCAGCTCGGCGCACGGCGAGCCCAAGGCCCCGGGGCAGCCCGCGGACAACAACGGCCGCCAGTGA